The Coturnix japonica isolate 7356 unplaced genomic scaffold, Coturnix japonica 2.1 chrUnrandom721, whole genome shotgun sequence genome includes a region encoding these proteins:
- the LOC107307624 gene encoding C5a anaphylatoxin chemotactic receptor 1-like, which yields MSLSWPHPTPYPDYYYSDLTNFTFDSTHVSHHIPWTHRVALTLYAAIFLLGVPGNAVVIWLSSMAQHRAVPAVWYLHLAIADLLCCMALPFLAIPVAGDHRWPLGDTGCKLFPALAIINMYSSVLLLAAISADRCLIVTKPTWCHKHRTPRRAHWVSFIIWLSSTILTIPTFIHRRVRHDPFADTELCVVDYGTTGVAKTFTAVTRFTVGFLLPFAAITVCHTVLLTQLHRRGVRRTRRAAGTVMAIVVTFFVCWLPFHVIGLILLANRSNTELYRGAAMLDP from the coding sequence ATGAGCCTCTCCTGGCCCCACCCCACCCCTTACCCGGACTATTACTACTCCGACCTCACCAACTTCACCTTCGATTCCACCCACGTCTCCCATCACATCCCATGGACTCACCGCGTCGCATTGACTTTATACGCCGCCATCTTCCTCCTCGGCGTCCCCGGTAACGCCGTCGTCATTTGGTTGAGTTCTATGGCCCAACACCGCGCCGTGCCGGCGGTTTGGTATCTCCATTTAGCCATAGCCGATCTATTATGTTGTATGGCTTTACCATTCTTAGCCATCCCGGTTGCCGGCGATCACCGTTGGCCGTTGGGTGATACGGGTTGTAAGCTCTTCCCGGCGTTAGCCATCATTAATATGTATTCTAGCGTCCTCCTATTGGCCGCCATCAGCGCCGATCGGTGTTTGATCGTCACCAAACCCACGTGGTGCCATAAACACCGGACGCCGCGCCGAGCTCATTGGGTTTCATTCATCATATGGTTGAGTTCTACCATCCTCACCATCCCAACCTTCATCCACCGCCGCGTCCGCCACGATCCCTTCGCCGACACCGAGCTCTGCGTGGTGGATTACGGCACAACCGGCGTCGCCAAAACCTTCACCGCCGTCACCCGCTTCACCGTCGGCTTCCTCCTCCCATTCGCCGCCATTACCGTCTGCCATACGGTTCTATTGACCCAATTACACCGTAGGGGGGTCCGACGAACCCGCCGCGCCGCCGGCACCGTCATGGCCATCGTGGTGACGTTCTTTGTGTGTTGGTTGCCGTTCCATGTCATCGGGTTGATCTTGTTGGCCAATAGATCCAACACCGAGCTTTACCGCGGCGCCGCCATGTTGGATCCG